In Palaemon carinicauda isolate YSFRI2023 chromosome 1, ASM3689809v2, whole genome shotgun sequence, the genomic stretch tcattggcttatgtccaggcattttcttctttatggcggtaatgtacgttcgactaggcatctttttccaaaacagaccggtttcatcacagttgaacacctgctgctctacataaccttcctccgccacgatgcttttgaactttttaacaaagtctttagcagccttggtgtccgaactcgaagcttctccatgacgaacaactgaatgaatcccggtccgtttcctaaatttcttgaaccaacctcgagacgccttgaattcctccgtcataggatcagctgaactctcccccgcgtcaccccgagagcccgccgccttcaagtcactgtagatagcgttggccttctcacaaatgatcgtttccgtgatcgtatcgctaacaatctccttgtctttgatccatattaacaaaagtcgttccatctcttcaagggtagggctacgacgtttggaaataatcgtgatcccctttgaaggtttcactgctttaatggctgccttttgttttatgatcgtcgagatcgtagacatataccggccatattgtttagccagatcgctaacacgtacacctcgctcatggttttctattatttcttgctttaattctaatgaaagcatagacttcctccttttctcaccactactactacttcttgaaccgaaactaagctttttaggacccatgattacggaacacaaaacaacacgtgaaaaaggaagataaaaaacactgttaaaactgagggaatagaggacaaccacatgatgcgcacgagatgacaggactgatcaaggtgacgctcgattggcgtccctccaatgtgctgccgtctagcggcgtcaacaaaaaatgacgctggacgctttcgagaaaattccatgcgtacgcgtaatgtttacttcgtatgttggagcaacacttcgggtgtcgagacagaaatttggtcgaattttacttcggatgttggaaaattcatacgttaggacattcgtatgtagaggttccactgtatatgaatatttatcctaAGACAGTTACTGTAACcatgaaaatatgataataaaagtgACTATTCAGTGAGTACGCAAGGGGGCGTGCTGGGTATCCCTGCTCCCGGCTGTTAACCATCAGCTGACTACCAACAACTTGTTATAAAATTATAACTGCTTCATTCCAGCTTCACTGTTATTATTCTTCTCTGTAAAGGACTCAATTTTGcatagttaggagaaatacaaattacctccaaattttttattctaaacacaaaacttacctggtggttatatatacagcttacgtccctgacatcacagcagaaaaattcaaaactcgcaccaatcgccgattggatagccaggtgtgctacccatgcgcccctggcgaggtacccggaaaccattccctcggtattcatatcttccctgccggcgctagcgctaacattggttggatattctcCTCGCGTTTTGACTGTTTATTGCCATCCCTTTGGTGAAATACAATAATTCTGGTtttttgactctcgcttgattgatttttcttttggatactctagttatatgtttggatattgattttttgacccttgcttgtatttGATCTCTCTGTCAAAGTTCAAAATTACTACCCCTTCTAGTGGTTTTAGGGTATGTGCTAGTGGGTGTGGGTTTAAGACCCGTttatcaaaggcctccattgatcctcattcattatgcattaaatgtaggggtaaagtttgtAAACTTGATGATAGGTGTGACGAATGCCTTATTTTGTCCGATCATGAGTGGCTTAATTTTGATCGTTATATTCGTAAGTTAGCTAAAGATAGGGTAAGGTGTAGTTCTCTTTCTTCTAAAGATTCCTCTTCCTATGTCActgttcctattccttctcctgtagtggtagttccagatcccgcTACGAGTACCATGAATGAACCAACACTCaaagatatgatgttggctatcCAGGCGTTGGGTACGAAGGTAGAATCTATCGCTGCGGATAGAACGCAGTTAATGGCTGATGTTAAACAGCTAAAGAGTGAAAGTGTTAAAGGTACAGTGAGTGTTATTAGGGTTGTGGAGGGTACGCCAgctcgggcttgtcgttctcctagtcctggacctcttccaagctctcCAACCCCTgtgagaaggaatgtcgaaagacgaaaggaaacgagaggcattacttcccgagcagacgttccctcgagtgtTCGTGATTTTCCCCAGGATGTTCGCTCTTACCGTAGAAAAGGCGAAGTTAAAAAGTTTGGTTCATCATCAGAGGATGATTTACCTAAAAGAGGTTGGAGTCAAACttctagacctcttaagaggaaaattgACCTAGGTCCTTCCAGGACATCGCAAGCAGGCTGTAGTCATTCGAACAGTCCTCAACGTTTTTTGTCTGAAGGAAGCTCGCCTTCTAAATGGCCTGCTGGACATTAGTTGAAAATAGTCCTGCTGTTGAGCAATTATCCGACCTGGCTGTAACATCCTTTCATGCTCCTTCGCTTCCTTCAGATTGGATGTCATCCGCTGTTCGCTCTAAGCGGTCTTTGAGCGGTGGAGAGGAAGAACTTGCGATTAGTGTTTCGCAAGACACTAATTTTAAGATGTTGCAAGAAATGCAGCAGAAACTTTCATCCTTTATGAAAGGCTACCAACCTACTGAATCCTCCTCTCTTAACACTAAGCGGCGCAAGGCAGAGAGTCGGCGAACGCTTGGTGATAAAGTTTCTAAACGTTTTGAGTGCGCTACTACGCACAGAGATGATTGGGAAAGTAAACATTCTTCACGAAAGGCTGATCTCTCGGGCTTTCAGGAAGTTGAGCGTTCTCCTTATCGAGCTGCTGTTCATGCGCTTAGCAGTGATTGTGATCGTTCTGCTGAAAGCGCTTTCAAGCGTTCAGCTAGGCGTAATGTCGAGCGTGCTCTTGAGCGTCCTCCCGTCGAGCATTTAACAGAACGCGAGCGTCCTCCACGACGTGACATAGAGCATAATGTCAGGAGTTCAACAGAACGCGAGCGTCCTCCACGACATGATGTAGAGTGTAATGTCAGGAGTTCAACAGAACGCGAGCGTCCTCCAGAGCGTGACGTAGAGCGTGACCTCATCGAGCGTTCAAAGCGCAAGCGTCCTTCCATCGAGCGTTCAGCTGAACGCGAGCGTGACCCCAGGCGTCCTCTCATTGAGCATTTATTGGAACGCAAGCGTTGTTACATCGACCGCCCTTGTGTATGCGATGCAGAACAACAAACATCTAGACAGGACTTTGAACATAATACAACGCTTCTTAACTCTGAACGCGCAGATCGAGAGCGTTCTGAGGAGCAGCGAGACTTGTTATCAGAGGAAGAAGTTGATGTTCCTCTTTCACCTTCTGAAccctttgaggagttatctgaGGATGAGGACTCTAATCCTTTCATCATTCGGTAGACTTAAAAAAGCTGATGAAGATTTTTCATGTTGAGTTCCCAGAGTCTTTTATTCCTGTGGCTCCACGATCGCCTCCATCACAGTTTACTCTAGGGAAACCTAAGAAAAAGTCTCTGTTCACTAAAATGGTGCTCTCTCGTTCATCTAAAAGAGCTCTTAAATTAATGGGGGACTGGATGGGTGCTAAGATAGAGCAAGGGAAAGCGGCCTTTGCATTTCCCCCTACTAGGTTGGCTtctagatctagtgtttggtacgataCGGGAGAGGTTCttagcttgggagttcctgcctctgcccaaggagatttctTAAGCCTGGTAGACGCTCCTcgtagatcggccatgaggaagactaagGTGTTTTGGTTTACTTCTGAATTAGACCATTTACTCAAAGGTgttttcagagccttcgaggtatttaaTTTCCTTGATTGTACTCTGGGGGCCTTGGGCAAAAAGATGACTACACTCAAGGAAGGAGACTCTTCGAACCTAATCCAtgtcatgtcatgcatggataaggCGTTGCGAGACGGGCTAATGAGTTAGCTGCTATTTTTACAGCAGGAATTCTCAAAAAGAGAGCCCAATTGTGTTCGTTCCTGTCTGTGGGAGTTTCATCCTTTCAGAAATCAGAATTATTATATTTTCCACTGTCGTCATCTCTGTTCCCACAGGACCTTATTAGGGAGATTTCTTCTTCGCTGACacagaaggccactcaagacctaGTCTCGAAGACGGCAAGGAAAGTGTTGCCACCTGCTTTCGTTAGGTGCAAACCTAAAGAGGTTGCTCCTTTTCaaaagttttctcagccctttcgaggaagacCTTCCGTTAGAGGTAACTTCAGATAAGATGGAGGGGGTACTAAgaaaagaggaggaagaacagggcgaagcagagtctgactgcttttgcctccaggcagtaggagccagactaaacatctACTGGCAGGTGTGGGAGAAGAAGGGTGCAGATCCTTGGTCAGTCCAACTTCTAAGGaagggctacaggatccctttTATAAATCAACCCCCTCTAAGGTTAactcctgtggatctctctcccaagtacagggaggaattaaagaggcaagcattacagcTACACGTGTCTcttatgttggagaagggagctgtAGAGAAAGTACAGGACTGGaagtcaccaggcttttacaactgccttttcctagttcccaagaactcagggggatggcgtccagttctggacgtaagtgctctcaacaacttcatccagacaacaaagttctcaatggagacgacgaagtctgtGCTTGCAGcggtaaggaagggcgactggatggtatcactgGACCTTCAGGATGCTTATTTCCATATCCCGACTCATCCAAAGTTCAAgcactttctgagattcgttttccgaGGCGAAGTCTTTCaatttcgagccctgtgtttcggcctcaacaccgccccacaggtctttacgagacttatgctcaatgtagcaaatatgctccactcaagaggcatcaaagcctccctgtacctggacgattggcttttaagagcccactctcaagatcgctgcctgaaggatcttcagacaactttGAAGTTGacggaagaattgggtcttctagtCAACAAAGACAAATCTTCACTGATACCTTCTCAAGAGATTATATATTTAGGAGTGATGATTCGGAGTCAGGTTTTTCCGGCTTTTCCatctcccttaaggacggagcaagcacTTCAGAAGATACGAGCGTTTCTAGGAGAGCAGAGGTGTTCTGCGAGGAGGTGGATGAGTATGTTGGGAACTCT encodes the following:
- the LOC137642521 gene encoding RNA-binding protein 25-like — translated: MSSAVRSKRSLSGGEEELAISVSQDTNFKMLQEMQQKLSSFMKGYQPTESSSLNTKRRKAESRRTLGDKVSKRFECATTHRDDWESKHSSRKADLSGFQEVERSPYRAAVHALSSDCDRSAESAFKRSARRNVERALERPPVEHLTERERPPRRDIEHNVRSSTERERPPRHDVECNVRSSTERERPPERDVERDLIERSKRKRPSIERSAERERDPRRPLIEHLLERKRCYIDRPCVCDAEQQTSRQDFEHNTTLLNSERADRERSEEQRDLLSEEEVDVPLSPSEPFEELSEDEDSNPFIIR